One segment of Falco peregrinus isolate bFalPer1 chromosome 4, bFalPer1.pri, whole genome shotgun sequence DNA contains the following:
- the KCTD21 gene encoding BTB/POZ domain-containing protein KCTD21, which yields MSEPITLNVGGKLYTTSLSTLTSFPDSMLGAMFSGKIPTKKDSQGNCFIDRDGKIFRYILNFLRTSHLDLPEDFQEMGLLRREVDFYQIQPLIEALQEKEVELSKAEKNAMLNITLDQKTQTVHFTVREAPQIYSLSSSNMEVFSAHIFSTSCLFLKLLGSKLYYCFNGNLSSISSYLQDPNHLTLDWVASVEGLPEEEYTRQNLKRLWVVPDNKQINSFQVFVEEVLKIAMSDGFCIDSSHPHTSDFMNNKVIRLIRYK from the coding sequence ATGTCAGAACCCATCACACTTAATGTTGGAGGAAAACTCTATACCACCTCACTGTCTACCCTGACTAGCTTTCCAGACTCCATGCTGGGGGCCATGTTTAGTGGGAAGATCCCAACCAAGAAGGACAGCCAAGGCAACTGCTTTATTGACAGAGACGGAAAAATCTTCCGCTATATCCTGAATTTCTTACGAACATCTCACTTGGACCTCCCCGAAGACTTTCAGGAAATGGGCTTACTCCGACGGGAGGTTGATTTTTATCAGATTCAGCCACTGATTGAGGCCTtgcaggagaaggaggtggaactttctaaagcagagaaaaatgccaTGCTCAACATCACCCTCGATCAGAAGACCCAGACTGTTCACTTCACCGTCCGAGAAGCACCCCAGATCTACAGCCTGTCTTCTTCCAACATGGAAGTGTTCAGTGCTCATATCTTCTCCACGTCATGTCTGTTCCTGAAGCTTCTTGGGTCCAAACTTTACTATTGCTTCAATGGAAACCTCTCTTCAATATCCAGCTACCTGCAAGACCCCAACCATTTGACCTTAGACTGGGTTGCAAGCGTGGAAGGCCTTCCCGAAGAGGAGTACACCAGGCAGAATTTAAAGAGACTCTGGGTGGTGCCAGATAATAAGCAAATCAATAGTTTCCAGGTGTTTGTGGAAGAAGTGCTAAAAATAGCCATGAGTGATGGTTTTTGCATAGATTCTTCTCATCCACATACTTCAGATTTCATGAATAATAAGGTTATTCGCCTAATTCGGTACAAGTAG